Proteins encoded in a region of the Streptococcus sanguinis genome:
- the lacA gene encoding galactose-6-phosphate isomerase subunit LacA, whose protein sequence is MAIIIGADAAGSKLKDVVKDFLVGENFEVMDVTKEGQDFVDVTLAVAAEVNKQEENLGIVIDAYGAGPFMVATKIKGMVAAEVSDERSAYMTRGHNNSRMITMGAEIVGEGLAKNIAKGFVNGKYDGGRHQIRVDMLNKMC, encoded by the coding sequence ATGGCAATTATTATTGGAGCAGATGCTGCTGGAAGCAAGCTGAAAGATGTGGTCAAGGATTTTCTCGTCGGAGAAAACTTTGAAGTAATGGATGTGACGAAAGAAGGTCAAGATTTTGTTGATGTGACCCTTGCAGTTGCGGCTGAGGTGAATAAACAAGAGGAAAATCTTGGTATTGTCATTGACGCTTATGGTGCTGGTCCATTTATGGTAGCGACCAAAATCAAAGGGATGGTAGCGGCGGAAGTCTCAGATGAACGCTCTGCCTACATGACTCGCGGCCATAACAACTCTCGCATGATTACGATGGGAGCTGAAATCGTTGGTGAAGGGCTGGCTAAGAACATTGCCAAAGGCTTTGTCAATGGTAAATACGACGGCGGCCGCCACCAAATCCGGGTCGACATGCTCAACAAAATGTGCTAA
- the nth gene encoding endonuclease III — protein MVLSKKRARHVIEEIIALFPDAKPSLDFRNHFELLVAVMLSAQTTDAAVNKATPALFEAYPSPQDMAAAGEADIAKYISRLGLYRNKAKFLKKCAQQLLDDFDGQVPQTRAELESLAGVGRKTANVVMSVGFGIPAFAVDTHVERICKHHDIVKKSATPLEVEKRVMDVLPPERWLPAHQAMIYFGRAICHPKNPECDHYPQLYNFKDI, from the coding sequence ATGGTTTTATCAAAAAAACGGGCTCGACATGTCATTGAAGAGATTATTGCCCTCTTTCCTGATGCCAAGCCCAGTCTGGATTTTCGCAATCACTTTGAGCTTTTGGTAGCGGTCATGCTGTCGGCTCAGACGACAGATGCTGCGGTCAATAAGGCAACGCCGGCTTTATTTGAAGCCTATCCAAGTCCTCAAGACATGGCTGCGGCTGGTGAAGCAGACATTGCTAAATACATCTCCCGCCTAGGGCTCTATCGCAACAAGGCCAAGTTTTTGAAGAAATGCGCCCAGCAACTTTTGGACGATTTTGATGGCCAAGTCCCGCAAACGCGAGCTGAGTTGGAAAGTCTGGCAGGTGTCGGTCGCAAGACGGCCAATGTAGTTATGAGTGTTGGCTTTGGTATTCCAGCCTTTGCTGTCGATACCCATGTGGAGCGCATCTGCAAACACCATGATATCGTTAAAAAGTCAGCAACGCCACTAGAAGTAGAAAAGCGAGTTATGGATGTCCTTCCACCGGAACGTTGGCTGCCTGCCCATCAGGCTATGATATACTTTGGCCGAGCCATCTGCCATCCCAAAAATCCCGAGTGCGATCACTATCCACAACTCTATAACTTTAAAGACATTTAA
- a CDS encoding DeoR/GlpR family DNA-binding transcription regulator: MGKNQRQDEIIRLVDRAGTVTVAEIVESMKVSDMTVRRDLIELESKGLLTRVHGGAKSNQHLKYREIPHEEKLYQNIEAKRTVAKKAVELIEDGDTIFLGPGTSVEVLAEEISNQHLRVITNCLPIFHDLLKKKSDTFKVFLLGGEMREATQAFVGEMTNAIMDKMYFTKMFFSGNGIKNGQIMTSSFEEAYTQKLALERSTETYLLIDSSKIGKEDFTSICPLADITAVITDQMSENAQEELEVYTKIIS; encoded by the coding sequence ATGGGAAAAAATCAGAGACAAGATGAAATAATTAGGCTGGTTGATCGAGCTGGGACAGTGACGGTTGCTGAGATTGTAGAGAGTATGAAGGTCTCCGACATGACGGTTCGGCGGGACTTGATTGAGTTGGAAAGTAAAGGACTGCTGACTCGTGTTCACGGTGGGGCTAAAAGTAATCAGCACCTCAAGTATAGAGAAATCCCTCATGAAGAGAAGCTTTATCAGAATATTGAGGCCAAGCGGACTGTGGCCAAAAAGGCTGTGGAGCTGATTGAAGATGGCGATACTATTTTTCTTGGGCCGGGGACTTCAGTGGAAGTACTGGCTGAGGAAATCAGCAATCAGCATCTGCGCGTGATTACCAACTGTCTGCCGATTTTTCACGATCTTCTGAAGAAGAAGTCGGATACCTTCAAAGTATTTCTCCTTGGTGGGGAGATGCGGGAAGCGACTCAAGCCTTTGTCGGCGAGATGACCAATGCCATCATGGACAAGATGTATTTTACCAAGATGTTTTTCAGTGGCAATGGTATCAAAAACGGGCAGATTATGACCTCTTCTTTTGAAGAGGCCTATACTCAGAAGTTAGCTTTGGAGCGCTCGACAGAGACCTACCTATTGATTGATTCTTCTAAGATTGGCAAGGAAGATTTCACCTCTATCTGTCCTTTGGCTGATATTACAGCTGTTATCACAGACCAGATGTCTGAAAATGCTCAAGAAGAACTGGAGGTTTATACCAAGATTATTTCCTAG
- a CDS encoding DUF3290 family protein: MKFYSYDYVLSQISQQNWVTVALSVLLLLVTGFFAFKAYRNKRDSKFRELAIISVLALVAMVLIGISNFQTDQDSNNQFQTSLHFIEVISEDLGVDKSEVYVNTSAATDGAILKVGKNFYRAMSGSEPDKYLLEKIDLHKTTDIEIVEVEK; the protein is encoded by the coding sequence ATGAAATTCTATTCTTATGATTATGTTTTGAGTCAGATCAGCCAGCAAAACTGGGTGACAGTTGCGCTTTCTGTCTTGCTGCTGCTTGTGACAGGATTTTTTGCTTTTAAGGCCTACCGCAATAAGCGTGATTCAAAATTCCGGGAACTAGCCATCATCTCTGTTTTGGCCTTGGTGGCTATGGTCTTGATTGGCATTAGCAATTTTCAGACTGACCAAGACTCTAACAACCAGTTTCAAACCTCTCTGCATTTTATTGAGGTCATTTCAGAAGACTTGGGTGTGGATAAGTCGGAGGTCTATGTCAATACTTCAGCCGCAACTGATGGAGCGATTTTGAAAGTCGGAAAGAACTTTTATCGGGCTATGAGCGGTAGTGAGCCGGATAAATATTTGCTTGAAAAAATTGACTTGCATAAGACGACAGATATCGAAATAGTGGAGGTTGAAAAATGA
- a CDS encoding bleomycin resistance protein — translation MDYQAVIPEFVVSDIEKSRHFYCNLLGFSVEYERPEEKFLFLSLEDCQLMLEEGSAEELAQLTYPFGRGINISFGIEDVPQLHQKLLEADYPIHRPLTKREFRVGDSFIYPHEFAILDPDGYFLRFSE, via the coding sequence ATGGACTATCAAGCTGTCATTCCTGAATTTGTGGTATCTGACATCGAAAAATCACGCCACTTCTACTGCAACTTGCTGGGATTCTCTGTCGAATACGAGCGTCCAGAGGAGAAATTTCTCTTCCTCTCACTTGAAGACTGCCAACTTATGCTAGAAGAAGGCAGCGCAGAAGAATTAGCCCAACTAACCTATCCTTTCGGGCGCGGTATCAATATTTCCTTTGGCATTGAGGATGTTCCTCAGCTCCACCAAAAACTGCTGGAAGCTGACTATCCCATCCATCGTCCCCTGACAAAAAGAGAATTTCGAGTGGGAGATAGCTTTATTTACCCTCATGAATTTGCGATTTTGGATCCAGATGGTTATTTTTTAAGATTTAGTGAGTAA
- the metG gene encoding methionine--tRNA ligase, whose product MSEKNFYITTPIYYPSGKLHIGSAYTTIACDVLARYKRLMGYDVFYLTGLDEHGQKIQAKAEEAGISPQAYVDSMAVGVKELWKLLNISYDKFIRTTDDYHEKVVADVFERLLAQDDIYLGEYSGWYSVSDEEFFTESQLAEVFRDENGKVTGGIAPSGHEVEWVSEESYFLRLSKYQDRLVEFFKSHPDFITPDGRLNEMLRNFIEPGLEDLAVSRTTFTWGVPVPSNPKHVVYVWIDALLNYATALGYGQDDHANYDKFWNGTVFHMVGKDILRFHSIYWPILLMMLDIKLPDRLIAHGWFVMKDGKMSKSKGNVVYPEMLVERYGLDALRYYLMRSLPVGSDGTFTPEDYVGRINYELANDLGNLLNRTVSMINKYFDGQVPAYEENVTDFDGALAQVASESISDYYKHMDAVDYPRALEAVWTLISRTNKYIDETAPWVLAKDDSKVKELAAVMSHLAASLRVVAHMIEPFMMETSKAVLSQLGLPQADSLENLAIDQLPAGLTVVGEGTPIFPRLDMEEEIAYIKEQMEGNKPTVEKEWNPEEVELKLNRKEIKFDDFDKVEIRVAEVKEVSKVEGSDKLLQFRLDAGDGEDRQILSGIARYYPNEQELVGKKVQIVANLKPRKMMGRISQGMILSAEHGDQLTLLTVDEKVPNGSLIG is encoded by the coding sequence ATGTCTGAAAAGAACTTTTATATTACAACCCCTATTTACTATCCGAGCGGTAAGCTCCACATCGGTTCTGCCTATACGACCATTGCTTGTGATGTTCTGGCTCGTTACAAGCGTCTCATGGGCTACGATGTTTTCTATCTGACTGGTCTTGACGAGCATGGACAGAAGATTCAGGCCAAGGCAGAGGAGGCTGGCATTAGTCCTCAAGCTTATGTCGATAGTATGGCAGTTGGGGTCAAGGAACTCTGGAAATTGTTAAACATTTCTTATGATAAATTTATCCGGACGACCGATGACTACCATGAAAAGGTTGTAGCCGATGTCTTTGAACGCCTCTTGGCCCAAGATGATATTTACTTGGGTGAATATTCAGGTTGGTATTCGGTTTCAGATGAGGAATTCTTTACTGAAAGCCAGCTGGCAGAAGTCTTCCGTGATGAAAATGGAAAGGTAACCGGCGGAATTGCACCGTCAGGACACGAAGTGGAGTGGGTATCAGAAGAGTCTTACTTCCTCCGCCTCAGCAAGTACCAAGACCGCTTGGTAGAATTTTTCAAATCTCATCCAGACTTTATTACGCCAGATGGTCGCCTTAATGAAATGCTGAGAAACTTCATTGAGCCAGGTCTGGAAGACTTGGCCGTATCTCGGACGACCTTTACTTGGGGCGTGCCGGTGCCATCTAATCCTAAACACGTTGTCTATGTCTGGATTGATGCTCTGCTCAACTATGCGACTGCTCTTGGCTACGGTCAGGATGATCATGCTAACTACGATAAATTCTGGAATGGAACAGTCTTCCACATGGTGGGCAAGGACATTCTGCGTTTCCACTCTATCTACTGGCCAATCCTGCTCATGATGCTGGATATTAAGCTGCCCGACCGCTTGATTGCCCACGGTTGGTTTGTCATGAAGGATGGCAAGATGTCCAAGTCTAAGGGCAATGTGGTCTATCCTGAAATGCTGGTAGAACGCTATGGCTTGGATGCCCTGCGTTATTACCTCATGCGCAGTCTTCCGGTGGGATCTGATGGAACATTCACACCTGAGGACTATGTGGGTCGTATCAACTATGAGTTAGCTAATGACCTAGGCAACTTGCTCAACCGTACGGTTTCTATGATTAACAAGTACTTTGACGGTCAGGTGCCAGCCTATGAAGAAAATGTGACAGACTTTGACGGAGCTCTGGCTCAGGTGGCATCTGAATCCATCTCTGACTACTACAAACACATGGATGCAGTTGACTACCCACGTGCCCTGGAAGCAGTCTGGACGCTCATCTCCCGCACTAATAAATATATTGATGAAACAGCTCCCTGGGTTCTGGCTAAGGATGATTCCAAGGTCAAAGAACTGGCAGCAGTTATGAGCCATTTGGCAGCTAGCCTCCGTGTTGTTGCCCACATGATTGAGCCTTTCATGATGGAAACCAGCAAGGCTGTCCTTAGCCAACTTGGCTTGCCTCAAGCGGATTCACTGGAAAACCTAGCAATTGACCAGCTCCCAGCAGGTCTGACAGTTGTAGGGGAAGGAACACCAATCTTCCCGCGTCTGGATATGGAAGAAGAAATTGCCTATATCAAAGAACAAATGGAAGGCAACAAACCTACGGTTGAAAAAGAATGGAATCCAGAAGAAGTCGAGCTCAAACTCAACCGCAAGGAAATCAAATTTGATGATTTCGATAAGGTGGAAATTCGTGTCGCAGAAGTCAAAGAGGTTTCTAAAGTTGAAGGCTCGGATAAGCTTCTTCAGTTCCGCTTGGATGCAGGAGACGGTGAGGACCGCCAAATCCTCTCTGGTATTGCTAGATACTATCCAAACGAGCAAGAACTGGTCGGTAAGAAAGTCCAAATCGTAGCCAACCTCAAACCACGTAAAATGATGGGCCGCATCAGCCAAGGTATGATTCTATCAGCCGAGCACGGCGACCAACTGACTCTCCTTACTGTGGACGAGAAAGTCCCCAATGGAAGTTTGATTGGATAA
- a CDS encoding exodeoxyribonuclease III — MKLISWNIDSLNAALTSDSARAQLSQAVLQTLQAENADIIAIQETKLSATGPTKKHLEILTNLFPEYENTWRSSQEPARKGYAGTMFLYKKELTPTITFPEIGAPSTMDVEGRIITLEFDGFFVTQVYTPNAGDGLKRLDDRQVWDAKYAEYLARLDEQKPVLATGDYNVAHKEIDLANPASNRRSPGFTDEERAGFTNLLAKGFTDTFRHLHGDIPDQYTWWAQRSKTSKINNTGWRIDYWLTSNRVADKVTKSDMIDSGARQDHTPIVMEIEL, encoded by the coding sequence ATGAAACTCATCTCTTGGAACATTGATTCTCTCAACGCCGCATTAACCAGTGATTCTGCCCGAGCTCAGCTCTCTCAAGCAGTCCTTCAAACCTTGCAAGCAGAAAATGCAGATATTATCGCCATTCAGGAAACAAAACTGTCTGCAACAGGTCCGACTAAAAAGCACCTGGAGATTTTGACAAATCTTTTCCCAGAATATGAAAACACCTGGCGCTCTTCCCAAGAGCCAGCTCGTAAGGGCTATGCCGGAACCATGTTTCTCTACAAAAAAGAACTGACGCCAACCATAACCTTCCCAGAAATCGGCGCTCCATCAACCATGGATGTTGAAGGCCGCATCATTACGCTGGAATTTGATGGTTTCTTTGTCACTCAAGTTTATACGCCCAATGCTGGCGATGGCCTCAAACGCTTGGATGACCGTCAAGTCTGGGATGCCAAATACGCTGAATACTTGGCAAGACTAGATGAACAAAAACCAGTTCTCGCTACTGGCGACTACAATGTGGCCCACAAGGAAATCGACTTGGCCAATCCAGCAAGCAACCGCCGTTCACCAGGCTTTACTGACGAAGAACGTGCTGGCTTCACCAACCTGCTGGCTAAAGGCTTCACCGACACCTTCCGCCACTTACACGGCGATATCCCTGACCAATACACTTGGTGGGCGCAACGTAGCAAAACTTCTAAAATCAACAACACAGGCTGGAGAATCGACTACTGGCTGACCAGCAACCGTGTGGCTGACAAAGTGACCAAGTCTGATATGATTGACTCCGGTGCGCGCCAAGACCACACACCCATTGTCATGGAGATTGAACTCTAA
- a CDS encoding DUF4230 domain-containing protein: protein MKIVKDFIKKVLGAKIYVWIVVAVLAIFFVVAKTYNIIGFFQGKNASDERSQIYTQITRLEKVNESVFLDVGIQKVEVIEKDKKLPGTNFRIPLSVKKAIIILNYTAKFGIKEGVKVKKIADHEYELTIPKYEVIGVKVSDDPKERYKLYDTSGQLLSGATENIDTGEHVAKSLSNKEQEEYLKQYKNLITESAEHYYKTIVTSIDPEAKVTFKNVNQ from the coding sequence ATGAAAATAGTTAAGGATTTCATAAAAAAAGTTTTGGGGGCTAAGATTTACGTTTGGATTGTGGTAGCCGTTCTTGCTATCTTTTTTGTTGTTGCGAAAACTTATAATATCATTGGATTTTTCCAAGGTAAAAACGCTTCAGATGAACGAAGCCAAATCTATACGCAAATCACTCGCTTGGAGAAAGTCAACGAAAGTGTTTTTTTGGATGTTGGCATTCAAAAGGTTGAAGTGATTGAGAAAGATAAGAAATTACCTGGTACCAATTTCAGAATTCCATTGTCTGTTAAGAAAGCAATCATCATTCTTAACTATACAGCTAAATTTGGGATTAAAGAAGGAGTCAAGGTTAAGAAAATTGCTGATCATGAATATGAGTTGACTATCCCTAAATATGAAGTTATAGGAGTTAAGGTTTCAGATGATCCCAAAGAGCGATACAAACTATATGACACGAGTGGTCAGCTGCTGAGTGGTGCAACAGAAAATATTGATACTGGAGAGCATGTTGCTAAATCTCTTAGCAATAAAGAACAGGAAGAATATCTTAAGCAATATAAAAATCTCATTACAGAATCCGCAGAACATTATTATAAAACTATTGTTACTAGTATTGACCCAGAAGCTAAAGTGACCTTTAAAAATGTAAATCAATAG
- a CDS encoding DUF805 domain-containing protein, translated as MIDAYKKFWKGYVDFTGRSTRPDFWWPILCHFLVMILILCIALVIETVLNSETGGALSNTLAGLIVVYFIAILLPSLAIQVRRLRDGGYHWALILLYLVPLVGRLILLVFYCQPTKYEPAVNNFYNNQNYQEQQFAQNSYQNQQNYQGQQFGQNSYQNQQNYSGQQFDQNPYQNQPNPQQNFASPENEQSPFE; from the coding sequence ATGATTGATGCATATAAAAAATTTTGGAAGGGCTATGTAGACTTCACCGGTCGCTCAACTCGCCCAGATTTTTGGTGGCCCATTCTCTGCCATTTTTTAGTAATGATTCTAATACTTTGCATTGCTCTTGTGATTGAAACAGTTTTGAACTCTGAGACTGGAGGAGCCTTATCTAACACCTTAGCAGGTCTAATTGTGGTCTATTTTATTGCAATTCTTCTTCCCTCTCTCGCTATTCAAGTCCGTCGCTTGCGGGATGGTGGCTATCATTGGGCACTTATCTTATTGTACTTAGTCCCATTAGTGGGTCGTTTAATTCTGTTGGTGTTTTATTGCCAGCCTACTAAATATGAACCTGCTGTTAATAATTTCTATAACAATCAGAATTATCAAGAACAACAATTTGCCCAAAATTCTTATCAAAACCAGCAAAATTATCAAGGGCAGCAATTTGGTCAGAACTCCTATCAAAATCAGCAAAATTATTCAGGACAGCAATTTGATCAGAACCCCTATCAAAATCAGCCTAATCCTCAACAAAACTTTGCATCACCTGAAAACGAGCAAAGTCCATTTGAATAA
- a CDS encoding arsenate reductase family protein has product MLQFIEYPKCSTCRKAKAELNQLGVDFEEVDIVQNTPSRDQLLDWIQNSDFELKAFFNTSGLKYRELGLKEKVLHLSAQEAADLLATDGMLIKRPLLVRDNQILQIGYRKAYEELGL; this is encoded by the coding sequence ATGTTACAATTTATCGAATACCCCAAATGCTCTACCTGCCGCAAGGCCAAGGCTGAGCTCAATCAATTAGGAGTGGACTTTGAAGAGGTGGATATTGTCCAAAATACACCTAGCCGGGACCAGCTCCTAGACTGGATCCAGAACTCGGACTTTGAGCTCAAGGCCTTTTTCAATACTAGCGGTCTCAAATACCGTGAGCTGGGTCTAAAAGAAAAAGTTCTGCATTTGTCTGCTCAGGAAGCTGCAGATTTACTGGCTACAGACGGCATGCTGATTAAAAGACCGCTTCTGGTTCGAGATAACCAAATCTTGCAGATTGGCTACCGGAAGGCGTATGAAGAGTTAGGTTTGTAA
- a CDS encoding DUF421 domain-containing protein, with protein sequence MTLNFLEILIKLALGLFSLVFVINVTGKGNLAPNSAIDQIQNYVLGGIIGGVIYNSFINILQYAVILIMWTILVLTLKWLNNNVRAVKHLIDGKPTTLIQHGKLIPEACRSVGLSAADVALKLRSQGIFQLKQVKRAVIEQNGQLIIVQAGEENPKYPLITDGVVQIDILESIDKTEEWLVERLAKDGYNDISNIFIAEYESGNLNVVTY encoded by the coding sequence ATGACATTGAATTTTCTTGAAATCCTAATTAAGCTAGCGCTGGGGCTTTTCTCACTGGTTTTTGTCATCAATGTGACGGGAAAAGGCAATCTGGCGCCAAATTCAGCAATCGACCAGATTCAAAACTATGTCCTTGGTGGCATTATCGGTGGGGTGATTTATAATAGCTTCATTAACATTCTTCAGTATGCTGTCATTCTCATCATGTGGACCATCTTGGTCTTGACCCTAAAGTGGCTCAATAACAATGTCCGTGCGGTTAAGCATTTGATTGATGGCAAGCCGACAACGTTGATTCAGCATGGGAAATTGATTCCCGAAGCCTGCCGTTCTGTTGGTCTTTCAGCAGCAGATGTGGCTTTGAAGCTGCGCAGCCAAGGTATTTTCCAGCTCAAGCAGGTCAAACGGGCGGTTATAGAACAAAACGGCCAGCTGATTATTGTACAGGCTGGTGAAGAGAATCCTAAATATCCCCTTATCACAGATGGTGTTGTCCAAATTGATATTCTGGAGTCTATTGATAAAACAGAAGAGTGGCTGGTGGAGAGACTGGCTAAAGACGGCTATAATGATATTTCTAATATCTTCATCGCTGAGTATGAAAGCGGCAACTTGAATGTTGTGACCTATTGA
- a CDS encoding 3-phosphoglycerate dehydrogenase family protein, which produces MVFSVKTFNNINQIGLKELGNAFQIDGDKSDNPDAYILRSQNLHGQDFPSKLKAIARAGAGTNNIPVDQATAQGIVVFNTPGANANAVKEAVLASILLSARDYIAANSWANGLSGDDVPKQVEAGKKQFAGTEISEKTLGVIGLGAIGGRIANDAYRLGMNVLGYDPYVSIETAWNISSHVKRVADIKEIFEKSDYITIHVPLTEDTRATFDQEAFGLMQKGTTLINFARGELVDNAALFDALEAGVVKRYITDFGVEELLRHPQITVFPHLGGSTEEAELNCAIMAGKTIRRFMETGEIINSVNFPNVRQALSAPYRITLINKNVPNIVARISTAVSDLNINIDNIINRSKGDYAYTLLDLDESDESKIQELVDRFENSDNIVRVRLIKK; this is translated from the coding sequence ATGGTCTTTAGTGTCAAAACCTTTAACAATATCAATCAAATCGGGCTCAAGGAGCTTGGCAATGCTTTTCAGATTGACGGAGACAAGTCTGACAATCCAGATGCTTATATCCTGCGCAGTCAAAACCTGCATGGACAAGATTTTCCAAGCAAGCTCAAAGCCATTGCGCGGGCAGGTGCAGGAACCAATAATATTCCTGTCGACCAGGCAACGGCTCAGGGAATTGTGGTCTTCAACACGCCAGGAGCTAATGCCAATGCGGTGAAAGAAGCGGTCTTGGCTTCCATTCTCCTTTCTGCGCGTGACTATATCGCAGCTAACAGCTGGGCTAATGGACTTTCTGGTGATGATGTTCCCAAGCAAGTGGAAGCTGGTAAGAAGCAGTTTGCTGGGACAGAGATTTCAGAGAAGACTTTGGGAGTCATTGGGCTGGGAGCCATCGGCGGCCGTATTGCCAACGATGCCTATCGTCTGGGAATGAACGTCCTTGGCTATGATCCTTATGTATCCATTGAAACAGCTTGGAATATCTCTAGCCATGTCAAGCGGGTAGCAGATATCAAGGAAATCTTTGAGAAGAGTGACTATATCACTATCCATGTGCCCCTGACTGAGGATACACGTGCTACTTTCGATCAGGAGGCTTTTGGTCTCATGCAAAAGGGAACAACCCTTATCAACTTTGCCCGTGGCGAGCTGGTGGACAATGCTGCCCTCTTTGATGCCTTAGAAGCTGGTGTAGTCAAGCGCTATATCACAGACTTTGGTGTAGAAGAACTGCTCCGTCATCCACAGATTACTGTCTTTCCGCATCTGGGCGGCTCGACCGAAGAAGCTGAGCTAAACTGTGCTATTATGGCTGGGAAAACTATCCGCCGCTTCATGGAAACGGGGGAAATTATCAACTCTGTGAATTTCCCTAATGTCCGTCAGGCTCTCTCAGCACCTTATCGGATTACCCTGATTAACAAAAATGTACCGAATATTGTGGCTCGGATTTCAACAGCGGTCAGTGATTTAAATATCAATATCGACAATATCATCAATCGCTCCAAAGGCGATTATGCCTATACTTTGTTGGATCTGGATGAGTCGGACGAAAGCAAGATTCAGGAGCTGGTTGATAGATTTGAGAATAGTGACAATATTGTGCGAGTGCGTTTAATTAAAAAATAA
- the serC gene encoding 3-phosphoserine/phosphohydroxythreonine transaminase yields MTIYNFSAGPAVLPKEVLKKAQAEFLDYAQSGMSVMELSHRSKEFDDIIKEAESLLRELMDIPDNYRVLFLQGGASTQFSMIPLNLAQGGKAYYLVAGSWGKKAYTEAVKLSKFIPFETILLASSEDLNYTEIPSFDEKEIDPQAAYVHLTTNNTIEGTAIYDLPATNGVPIVADMSSNILAAQYRVEDFGLIYAGAQKNIGPAGVTVVIIREDLLDDEPVLSSMLDYRIHADNGSLYNTPPTFAIYMAKLVFEWVKELGGVAEMEKLNREKSGLLYDFIEQSDFYRSPVRYKQQRSVANIPFVSPSPELDAKFNKEAAAAGFKNIKGHRSVGGMRASLYNAFPLQGVKDLIAFMQKFEEENS; encoded by the coding sequence ATGACGATTTACAATTTTTCTGCTGGACCGGCAGTATTGCCCAAGGAAGTCTTGAAAAAAGCTCAGGCTGAGTTTTTAGACTATGCCCAAAGTGGCATGAGTGTGATGGAGCTGTCCCACCGATCCAAGGAATTTGACGATATTATAAAAGAAGCTGAGAGCTTGCTGCGTGAGCTCATGGATATTCCGGACAATTACCGCGTGCTCTTCTTGCAGGGTGGAGCTTCTACTCAGTTTAGCATGATTCCCCTTAATCTAGCCCAAGGCGGCAAGGCCTATTACCTAGTGGCTGGATCTTGGGGAAAGAAAGCTTACACCGAAGCAGTCAAGCTGTCTAAGTTCATTCCATTTGAGACTATTCTTTTAGCTTCGTCAGAGGATTTAAATTACACGGAAATTCCTTCTTTTGATGAAAAGGAGATTGATCCGCAGGCGGCTTATGTGCATCTGACAACCAATAATACTATCGAAGGAACGGCTATTTATGACCTGCCTGCGACCAATGGCGTGCCGATTGTGGCGGACATGTCTTCTAATATCCTGGCTGCTCAATACCGAGTAGAGGATTTTGGTTTGATTTATGCTGGGGCTCAGAAGAATATCGGACCTGCTGGCGTGACAGTTGTTATCATCCGAGAAGACCTGCTGGATGACGAACCAGTTCTATCTAGCATGTTGGATTACCGCATTCATGCGGACAATGGCTCTCTTTACAATACACCACCGACTTTTGCCATCTATATGGCCAAACTGGTCTTTGAGTGGGTCAAGGAGCTGGGTGGCGTAGCAGAAATGGAAAAGCTCAATCGGGAAAAATCTGGCCTTTTGTACGACTTCATTGAGCAGTCTGACTTTTATCGCAGTCCAGTCCGTTATAAGCAGCAACGCTCAGTAGCCAATATTCCCTTTGTGTCTCCTAGCCCAGAGCTGGACGCCAAATTTAACAAAGAGGCTGCAGCAGCGGGATTCAAGAATATCAAGGGGCACCGCAGCGTAGGCGGTATGAGAGCTAGTCTCTACAATGCCTTTCCGCTCCAAGGTGTCAAGGACTTGATTGCCTTTATGCAGAAATTTGAAGAAGAGAATTCTTAG
- a CDS encoding DUF805 domain-containing protein — translation MIYAYLDFWRRAFDFAGRSDRPDYWWAIFANMLITILSIIFLLTVGEDAAPLLSLIQIYGFFNIIPNLSLSIRRLRDAGYHWAFIFVSFIPVIGNFILLFFLCQPSEY, via the coding sequence ATGATTTATGCATATCTTGATTTTTGGCGGAGAGCTTTTGACTTCGCCGGGCGGTCAGATCGCCCAGATTATTGGTGGGCTATATTTGCCAATATGTTGATAACTATCTTATCTATAATTTTCTTACTTACGGTTGGAGAGGATGCAGCTCCTCTTCTATCGCTAATTCAGATTTATGGTTTCTTTAATATCATTCCTAATCTATCTCTGTCTATTCGCCGTCTGAGAGATGCTGGTTACCATTGGGCTTTTATCTTCGTGTCTTTTATTCCAGTTATTGGTAATTTCATTCTACTTTTCTTCCTCTGTCAACCCTCAGAATACTAA